In Rathayibacter sp. VKM Ac-2762, one DNA window encodes the following:
- a CDS encoding GAF domain-containing protein: MTNPWLARPGSGRRRALVEESWERARRRRLDPDRLTAPLSFSGDDLREYRTGHPLASVLPVIRRLLVRDADEDSGVLVAVGDALGRLLWIDGDQHLKSLAEGMSFVEGAAWAEPDVGTSAPGTALVLDHGVQIHGAEHFASLVHPWSCTAVPVHDPETHEILGVIDITGGADVVAPQTLPLMEATAAAVESELMVQRLLRPRRPAARSTAAARAPSLRVLGRETGLVTAAGATLELSTRHAEILTLLAWHRAGLSAEQLALLLHGRDDAVVTVRAEMVRLRRALEPTLPRLVPLSRPYRLASPVDLDARQVLGLLDRGSHRLALDAYRGAPLPSSEAPGIRAIAGELRLRVRASVLADAAPATLLAWAEGPDGRDDAEVWRELLRVLPPRSPRRAGVAAHLETIEAEQR; encoded by the coding sequence ATGACCAACCCGTGGCTGGCCCGCCCTGGCAGCGGTCGGCGGCGCGCGCTGGTCGAGGAGTCGTGGGAGCGCGCACGGCGGCGGCGCCTCGATCCGGACCGGCTGACGGCACCGCTCTCGTTCTCGGGAGACGACCTCCGCGAGTACCGCACCGGGCATCCGCTCGCCTCGGTCCTCCCGGTGATCCGCCGCCTGCTGGTGCGCGACGCCGACGAGGACAGCGGCGTGCTCGTCGCGGTGGGCGACGCGCTCGGGCGGCTGCTCTGGATCGACGGGGACCAGCACCTCAAGAGCCTCGCCGAGGGGATGTCGTTCGTCGAGGGTGCCGCGTGGGCCGAGCCCGACGTCGGGACGTCCGCGCCGGGGACGGCCCTCGTGCTCGACCACGGCGTGCAGATCCACGGCGCCGAGCACTTCGCCTCGCTCGTGCACCCGTGGAGCTGCACCGCCGTCCCCGTGCACGACCCCGAGACGCACGAGATCCTCGGAGTGATCGACATCACCGGCGGTGCCGACGTCGTCGCCCCGCAGACCCTCCCGCTGATGGAGGCGACCGCCGCCGCCGTCGAGAGCGAGCTGATGGTGCAGCGGCTCCTCCGCCCGCGGCGGCCCGCTGCACGGAGCACAGCGGCGGCCCGGGCGCCGAGCCTGCGGGTCCTCGGGCGCGAGACGGGCCTGGTGACGGCCGCCGGAGCGACGCTCGAGCTGAGCACCCGGCACGCCGAGATCCTGACCCTGCTCGCCTGGCACCGGGCCGGGCTCTCGGCCGAGCAGCTCGCCCTCCTGCTCCACGGCCGGGACGACGCGGTGGTCACCGTCCGCGCCGAGATGGTGCGGCTGCGCCGCGCGCTCGAGCCGACCCTCCCGCGCCTGGTGCCCCTCTCGCGCCCCTACCGCCTGGCGAGCCCGGTCGACCTCGACGCCCGCCAGGTGCTCGGCCTGCTCGACCGCGGCTCCCACCGCCTCGCCCTGGACGCCTACCGGGGCGCGCCGCTGCCCTCGTCCGAGGCGCCGGGGATCCGGGCGATCGCCGGCGAGCTGCGCCTGCGGGTGCGGGCGAGCGTCCTCGCCGATGCGGCGCCCGCGACCCTCCTCGCCTGGGCGGAGGGCCCCGACGGCCGCGACGACGCGGAGGTGTGGCGGGAGCTCCTGCGCGTCCTCCCGCCCCGCTCGCCGCGGCGTGCCGGTGTCGCCGCGCACCTCGAGACGATCGAGGCGGAGCAGCGCTGA
- a CDS encoding EamA family transporter, with product MSGARTSAIGAVLLAAVCFGTTGTAQALGAAGVDPLLLGAARIVLGGALLAALLGVEALRRRSRSRPTRAVVLLVVLGAVGVAAYQPAFFTGTAQNGVAVGTIVALGSAPAFTGLLEWLVLRTTPSPRWFASTALAAVGVVLLSGGGSGGVALSGLAASAGAGASYALYAVCGKLLLERGLSPVAAMGAQFGAAALLALPFLLLGDPSRLSGSIPAALWLGVVTVAVAYTFFARGLRVLPAATVSTLTLLEPATATLLGVAVLGERLTTGAVLGVAVLVAAVLLLAVRGRGRSGARREAPARSAE from the coding sequence ATGAGCGGGGCCCGGACCTCGGCGATCGGCGCCGTCCTCCTCGCCGCCGTCTGCTTCGGCACGACGGGGACCGCCCAGGCCCTCGGAGCGGCGGGCGTGGATCCGCTCCTCCTCGGGGCGGCGCGCATCGTCCTCGGCGGCGCCCTGCTGGCCGCTCTCCTCGGCGTGGAGGCTCTGCGCCGGCGGAGCCGCTCCCGCCCGACCCGCGCCGTCGTGCTGCTCGTCGTGCTCGGAGCGGTCGGCGTCGCCGCGTACCAGCCCGCCTTCTTCACCGGCACCGCGCAGAACGGCGTCGCGGTCGGAACGATCGTCGCCCTCGGCTCCGCTCCCGCCTTCACCGGCCTGCTGGAGTGGCTCGTCCTGCGGACGACGCCGAGCCCGCGCTGGTTCGCCTCGACCGCGCTCGCCGCGGTCGGCGTGGTGCTCCTGAGCGGAGGCGGGTCCGGCGGCGTGGCACTCTCCGGCCTCGCCGCGTCGGCCGGTGCCGGCGCCTCCTACGCGCTCTACGCCGTCTGCGGCAAGCTGCTGCTCGAGCGCGGGCTCAGCCCCGTCGCCGCCATGGGAGCCCAGTTCGGAGCCGCGGCGCTGCTCGCGCTCCCGTTCCTGCTGCTGGGCGATCCGTCGCGGCTCTCCGGCTCGATCCCGGCCGCGCTCTGGCTCGGAGTGGTGACGGTAGCCGTGGCCTACACCTTCTTCGCGCGCGGCCTGCGAGTGCTTCCCGCGGCGACCGTCTCGACGCTCACCCTCCTCGAGCCGGCGACCGCGACTCTCCTCGGCGTGGCGGTGCTGGGCGAGCGGCTGACCACGGGAGCCGTCCTGGGCGTCGCGGTGCTGGTGGCGGCGGTGCTGCTGCTGGCGGTGCGGGGGCGCGGCCGTTCCGGTGCGCGGAGAGAGGCGCCGGCGCGCTCCGCGGAGTAG